A portion of the Gemmatimonas sp. genome contains these proteins:
- a CDS encoding acyl-CoA carboxylase subunit beta, with protein MSSRLRQLADDIRALEARLRLGGGPDKIEKQHKQGKLAARERVERLADPNTTFLEIGLLVAHDRYDGQAPGAGVITGIAMVEGREVVVVANDATVKAGSWWPETITKILRAQEVAMRCRIPIIYLVDSAGVNLPYQGGVFPGQYGAARIFYYNSIMRRYLRIPQFAAVMGQCVAGGAYLPALSDVILMVKGTSFMGLGGPNLVKGATGQSVDGETLGGAVTHTEISGVAHYALDDDPSCLDKLRELVARLPRPQQQAATTWRPPAEPPSSLYHLLPADHRMQYDMHALLRTVLDDGALDEFQPNLAKEMICGDARIEGIHVGVIANQRGLIKGRPGERPRFGGIIYAESAEKVAYFIERCDKQGLPILFVQDVSGFMVGPDAEHDGIIRAGAHFVEAMACARVPKIVLTVNHASGAGYYAMAGQGFDPDFIFSWPTGRMAVMEGEAAVQAVHGPALDAAKKAGDMPTPEVLEAVDAMRADYEQQLDARYAAARGFVDTIVYPEDTRDLLAMALRAANQNRGPHLGAFVLPPMPAVGGE; from the coding sequence GTGAGTTCACGACTGCGCCAGCTCGCCGACGACATCCGCGCGCTGGAGGCCCGCCTGCGTTTAGGCGGCGGCCCGGACAAGATCGAAAAGCAGCACAAGCAGGGGAAGCTCGCCGCGCGTGAGCGCGTGGAACGTCTGGCCGATCCGAACACGACATTCCTCGAAATCGGCCTGCTCGTGGCCCATGATCGTTACGACGGTCAGGCGCCGGGCGCCGGCGTCATCACGGGCATCGCCATGGTCGAGGGGCGCGAAGTGGTGGTGGTGGCCAACGACGCCACCGTCAAGGCCGGTTCGTGGTGGCCCGAGACCATCACGAAGATCCTGCGCGCCCAGGAAGTGGCCATGCGCTGCCGGATCCCGATCATCTACCTCGTGGATTCGGCGGGCGTGAATCTGCCGTATCAGGGTGGTGTGTTCCCCGGGCAGTACGGCGCGGCGCGCATCTTTTACTACAACTCCATCATGCGCCGGTACCTGCGCATCCCGCAGTTCGCCGCGGTGATGGGGCAGTGCGTGGCCGGCGGCGCCTATCTCCCCGCCTTGAGCGATGTGATCCTCATGGTGAAGGGCACGTCGTTCATGGGGCTCGGCGGTCCGAATCTCGTGAAGGGGGCCACCGGGCAATCGGTGGACGGCGAAACGTTGGGGGGCGCCGTCACCCACACCGAGATCTCCGGCGTCGCGCACTACGCTCTTGACGACGACCCGTCGTGCCTCGACAAGCTGCGCGAACTCGTGGCGCGGCTGCCGCGTCCGCAGCAGCAGGCGGCGACGACCTGGCGCCCGCCGGCCGAGCCGCCCTCCTCGTTGTACCACCTGCTCCCGGCCGATCACCGCATGCAGTACGACATGCATGCCCTCCTGCGCACGGTCCTCGACGACGGCGCCCTGGATGAGTTCCAGCCGAATCTGGCCAAGGAGATGATCTGCGGGGACGCGCGCATCGAGGGGATTCACGTGGGGGTCATTGCCAACCAGCGTGGACTCATCAAGGGGCGTCCCGGCGAGCGTCCGCGTTTTGGCGGCATCATCTACGCGGAAAGCGCGGAGAAGGTCGCGTACTTCATCGAACGCTGCGACAAGCAGGGACTCCCCATTCTTTTCGTGCAGGACGTCTCCGGCTTCATGGTGGGGCCGGACGCCGAACACGACGGGATCATCCGCGCCGGCGCCCATTTCGTGGAAGCCATGGCGTGCGCGCGCGTCCCCAAGATCGTGCTCACGGTAAATCACGCCAGCGGCGCCGGCTACTACGCCATGGCCGGGCAGGGCTTCGACCCGGATTTCATCTTCTCTTGGCCCACGGGGCGCATGGCGGTGATGGAAGGTGAGGCCGCCGTACAGGCCGTACATGGTCCGGCCCTGGACGCGGCCAAGAAGGCGGGCGACATGCCGACCCCCGAGGTGCTCGAGGCCGTGGACGCGATGCGGGCCGACTACGAGCAGCAGCTTGACGCGCGCTACGCGGCGGCCCGCGGATTCGTGGACACCATTGTCTACCCTGAAGACACCCGTGATCTGCTCGCGATGGCCTTGCGCGCAGCCAACCAGAATCGCGGTCCGCATCTCGGCGCCTTCGTGCTGCCGCCGATGCCGGCCGTCGGAGGCGAATGA
- a CDS encoding methylmalonyl-CoA mutase family protein has protein sequence MTTVRELEDVVRQQQQELDTLRQEVARWREQYDGGRTRHIAYTNSAQEVPPLYTALDLENSAGTAFETPGAWPYTRGIHPTGYRGKLWTMRQFAGFGTARETNQRYKFLLSQGQTGLSVAFDFPTLMGYDSDHPRSEGEVGKCGVAISSLADMETLFEGIPLDKVSTSMTINGPAIILLCFYIAAAEKQGVDAAKLQGTVQNDILKEYMAQHAWCFPIEPALRLIVDGFEWCAQHAPNWNTISISGYHIREAGSTAAQELAFTLADGFTYVERGIARGLDVDEFAPRLSFFWDIHNDFFEEIAKLRAARRIWARHLKERYGAKNPRSWMMRFHSQTAGVTLTAQQPMNNVVRVAYQALAAVLGGTQSLHTNSMDETLSLPTEGAVQVALRTQQILAFETGVPNVMDPLGGSYYVEALTDQLEREAEQLFAQIDEIGGVVKGLEDGWFQKRIAESAARQQWEIEQRRKLVVGVNEFVTEEPELTIPILRIGQQAEDEQRVKMAALRASRDNARCLQNLEALRAAARGTENVVPHILECARSYCTLYEIRAALEDVFGAYREPVFF, from the coding sequence GCAGCAGGAGCTCGACACCTTGCGGCAGGAAGTGGCGCGGTGGCGTGAGCAGTACGACGGCGGGCGGACGCGGCACATTGCGTACACCAACTCCGCGCAGGAGGTGCCACCGCTGTACACGGCGCTGGATCTCGAGAATTCCGCGGGTACCGCCTTCGAGACGCCGGGAGCGTGGCCGTATACGCGCGGCATTCATCCCACGGGATACCGCGGCAAGCTGTGGACGATGCGGCAGTTTGCCGGCTTCGGCACGGCCCGGGAAACGAACCAGCGCTACAAGTTCCTGCTCTCGCAGGGGCAGACCGGCCTCTCGGTGGCATTCGACTTCCCCACGCTGATGGGCTACGACAGCGACCATCCGCGCTCTGAGGGGGAAGTGGGGAAGTGCGGGGTGGCCATTTCGTCACTGGCCGACATGGAGACGCTCTTCGAGGGGATCCCCCTCGACAAGGTCTCCACGAGCATGACGATCAACGGGCCGGCGATCATTCTGCTGTGCTTCTACATTGCCGCCGCCGAAAAGCAGGGCGTGGATGCAGCGAAGCTCCAGGGGACCGTGCAGAACGACATCCTCAAGGAGTACATGGCGCAGCACGCCTGGTGCTTTCCCATTGAACCCGCCCTGCGCCTCATCGTTGACGGATTCGAGTGGTGCGCCCAGCACGCGCCCAACTGGAATACCATCTCCATTTCCGGCTACCACATCCGCGAGGCGGGGTCCACGGCGGCCCAGGAGCTGGCGTTCACGCTTGCCGATGGTTTCACCTACGTGGAGCGCGGCATCGCGCGCGGCCTCGACGTGGATGAGTTTGCGCCGCGGTTGTCATTCTTCTGGGATATCCACAACGACTTCTTCGAGGAGATCGCCAAGCTGCGCGCTGCCCGCCGCATCTGGGCGCGGCACCTCAAGGAGCGGTACGGCGCCAAGAATCCGCGCTCGTGGATGATGCGCTTCCACTCGCAGACCGCCGGGGTGACGCTGACCGCGCAGCAGCCGATGAACAACGTGGTGCGGGTGGCGTATCAGGCGCTCGCCGCGGTGCTGGGCGGCACGCAGTCGCTGCACACCAACTCCATGGACGAGACGCTGTCGCTCCCCACCGAGGGCGCCGTGCAGGTGGCGCTGCGCACGCAGCAGATTCTGGCCTTCGAGACCGGGGTGCCGAACGTCATGGATCCGCTCGGTGGGTCGTACTATGTGGAGGCGCTCACCGACCAGCTCGAGCGGGAAGCCGAGCAGCTCTTCGCGCAGATCGACGAGATCGGTGGGGTGGTGAAGGGGCTCGAAGACGGGTGGTTCCAGAAGCGCATAGCCGAGAGTGCGGCAAGGCAGCAGTGGGAGATCGAGCAGCGCCGCAAGCTCGTGGTCGGGGTGAACGAGTTCGTCACTGAGGAGCCGGAACTCACCATCCCCATTCTTCGCATCGGGCAGCAGGCCGAGGACGAGCAGCGGGTCAAGATGGCGGCGCTGCGCGCGTCGCGCGACAACGCGCGGTGCCTGCAGAACCTCGAGGCACTGCGCGCAGCGGCGCGCGGCACGGAGAACGTGGTCCCGCACATCCTCGAGTGCGCACGCTCGTACTGCACGCTGTACGAGATTCGTGCCGCGCTCGAAGACGTGTTCGGCGCGTATCGCGAACCCGTGTTCTTCTAG
- a CDS encoding class I SAM-dependent methyltransferase, translating into MHSNSPWWATQFDQQYLHEYEPLFDLGQDRREVARLLEVLALPSGARVLDCPCGQGRHAHLLAEAGFNVDALDYSATLLNQARARGTGTTLRYIQGDMRALPGRWSGRFDAVVNLFTSFGFFDEPQDDLRVLAQFARVLKPGGVLVWHGGARDGVMAKFLSRDWWSSADGTMFGQERHFDPLSGFLEITSTWRGPKGHGERSHRIRLYTASELASRMRDVGLVVEQAFDSWSPRPLHRKSSEMMLVARKDG; encoded by the coding sequence ATGCACAGCAATAGCCCTTGGTGGGCCACCCAGTTCGATCAGCAGTACCTGCACGAGTACGAACCGCTGTTCGACCTTGGGCAGGACCGCCGCGAGGTGGCGCGGCTCCTCGAGGTGCTGGCCCTTCCCTCAGGGGCTCGCGTGCTGGACTGCCCCTGTGGCCAGGGGCGGCATGCCCACCTTCTGGCTGAGGCGGGGTTCAATGTGGACGCCCTCGATTACTCAGCCACCCTGCTCAATCAGGCCAGGGCGCGCGGCACCGGCACGACGCTTCGCTATATCCAGGGCGACATGCGCGCACTCCCGGGGCGCTGGTCGGGCCGCTTCGATGCCGTGGTGAACCTGTTCACCTCGTTCGGGTTTTTCGACGAGCCACAGGACGATTTGCGCGTCTTGGCCCAGTTCGCGCGCGTCCTCAAGCCCGGTGGCGTGCTGGTCTGGCACGGCGGCGCCCGTGACGGTGTGATGGCGAAATTCCTGTCGCGCGACTGGTGGAGCAGTGCCGACGGCACGATGTTCGGACAGGAGCGCCACTTCGACCCGCTTTCCGGCTTCCTCGAGATCACCTCCACCTGGCGTGGCCCGAAGGGACACGGCGAACGGTCGCACCGAATCCGCCTGTACACAGCCTCCGAGCTCGCCAGCCGCATGCGCGACGTAGGGCTCGTGGTGGAGCAGGCCTTCGACTCGTGGAGCCCTCGCCCGCTACACCGGAAGTCCAGCGAGATGATGCTGGTGGCTCGCAAGGACGGGTGA
- a CDS encoding cobalamin B12-binding domain-containing protein, whose amino-acid sequence MTRPIRVLVAKPGLDGHDRGAKVVAAALRDAGMEVIYTGLHQTPEMIATAAVQEDVDVVGLSILSGAHMTLFPRVRDLLLEAGRDDILLTGGGIIPKEDMDALQARGVARLFGPGTSTQELVDYIREWFATREQQDA is encoded by the coding sequence ATGACCCGACCCATTCGCGTGCTGGTGGCCAAGCCTGGCCTCGACGGACACGATCGCGGCGCCAAGGTAGTGGCAGCCGCGCTGCGTGATGCCGGCATGGAAGTGATCTACACCGGCCTCCATCAGACGCCCGAGATGATCGCCACCGCGGCCGTGCAGGAGGACGTGGATGTGGTGGGCCTATCCATCCTCTCCGGTGCGCACATGACGCTCTTCCCGCGCGTACGAGATCTTCTGCTCGAAGCGGGCCGCGACGACATTCTGCTGACCGGCGGCGGCATCATCCCCAAGGAAGACATGGACGCGCTCCAGGCGCGTGGCGTGGCGCGCCTCTTCGGCCCCGGGACCAGCACCCAGGAGCTGGTAGACTACATCCGCGAGTGGTTCGCCACACGCGAACAACAGGACGCATAA
- a CDS encoding BLUF domain-containing protein, with the protein MPTIRLVYSSAAAGGMTYSTLVDIMSQAHTRNMAQGITGILCYGSGQFLQALEGERAAVTALYHRIAVDRRHDDCQLMSVDEIASRAFPEWTMKVVNWEDGDMARRRTMLQADTGSEVFAPSAMTATQASAFLMHLAELERELAGD; encoded by the coding sequence GTGCCCACCATCCGCCTCGTCTATTCCAGTGCTGCCGCCGGCGGCATGACTTACTCCACCCTGGTCGACATCATGAGTCAGGCGCACACGCGCAACATGGCTCAGGGCATCACCGGCATCCTCTGTTACGGTTCCGGGCAGTTTCTGCAGGCCCTCGAGGGAGAGCGCGCCGCGGTCACGGCGCTCTACCACCGCATCGCCGTGGATCGGCGCCACGACGACTGTCAGCTCATGTCGGTGGACGAGATCGCGTCCCGCGCCTTCCCGGAGTGGACCATGAAGGTCGTGAACTGGGAAGACGGGGATATGGCGCGCCGGCGTACCATGCTGCAGGCGGATACCGGATCGGAAGTATTCGCGCCCAGTGCCATGACGGCGACACAGGCGTCGGCCTTCCTGATGCACCTCGCCGAACTGGAGCGCGAGCTGGCGGGCGACTAG